Proteins from one Salmo salar chromosome ssa07, Ssal_v3.1, whole genome shotgun sequence genomic window:
- the LOC106609457 gene encoding mitogen-activated protein kinase 12 produces MSVRTRAGFYRQEVNKTAWEVPERYRELKQVGTGAYGTVCSAQDRRTGVRVAIKKLHRPFQSKLFAKRAYRELRLLKHMKHENVIGLLDVFTSEISLDRFHDFYLVMPFMGTDLGKLMKMERLSQDRVQFLVYQILKGLKYIHSAGIIHRDLKPGNLSVNEDCELKILDFGLARQTDTEMTGYVVTRWYRAPEVILNWMHYTQTVDIWSVGCIMAEMLLGKPLFRGNDHLDQLKEIMKITGTPTADFVTKLQSQDAKNYIRSLPKVPKKDLHFLFSKASSDAVCVLERMLLLDPERRVSASEALAMPFFSEFREPEEETEAQSYDHSMDNTDLPLEQWKRHTFTEILSFRPAATETKDPKETSL; encoded by the exons ATGTCGGTCCGCACGCGGGCAGGATTTTACCGTCAGGAGGTAAACAAAACGGCATGGGAGGTTCCAGAGCGATACCGCGAGCTAAAGCAGGTGGGGACTGGCGCCTATGGGACAGTATG CTCTGCCCAGGACCGCAGGACTGGGGTGAGGGTGGCCATCAAGAAGCTCCACAGACCCTTCCAGTCAAAGCTCTTTGCCAAGAGGGCCTACAGAGAGCTCAGGCTTCTCAAGCACATGAAGCACGAAAAT GTGATTGGACTGCTGGATGTGTTCACTTCTGAGATCTCATTGGACAGGTTTCATGACTT TTACCTAGTAATGCCATTCATGGGTACTGATCTGGGGAAACTGATGAAGATGGAGAGATTGTCACAGGATAGGGTGCAATTCCTTGTCTATCAAATCCTGAAAGGACTCAAG TATATCCACTCTGCAGGGATCATCCACAGG GATCTCAAACCTGGAAATTTGTCGGTCAACGAAGACTGTGAGCTGAAG atcCTTGACTTCGGGCTGGCTCGGCAGACGGACACAGAGATGACTGGGTACGTCGTCACTCGCTGGTACAGAGCCCCAGAGGTAATCCTCAATTGGATGCACTATACCCAGACTG TGGATATCTGGTCGGTGGGCTGCATCATGGCGGAGATGCTGCTGGGGAAGCCGCTGTTCAGAGGAAATGACC ACCTGGACCAACTGAAAGAGATCATGAAGATCACTGGTACACCAACTGCAGACTTTGTTACGAAGCTACAAAGCCAAGAT GCCAAAAACTACATACGGAGCCTTCCCAAAGTACCAAAGAAAGATTTGCACTTTCTTTTTTCCAAAGCTAGCTCAGACG cggtgtgtgtgctggagcGCATGCTGTTGCTGGACCCTGAGCGGAGGGTGAGTGCGTCGGAGGCGCTGGCCATGCCTTTTTTCAGCGAGTTCAGAGAACCAGAGGAGGAGACTGAGGCCCAGTCCTACGATCACTCCATGGACAACACAGACCTgcctctggaacagtggaaac GTCACACATTCACAGAGATTCTGTCCTTCAGGCCTGCAGCAACAGAGACCAAGGACCCCAAAGAGACATCACTCTGA